The genomic stretch TCCCAGGGACATTATGGAGGCACATACTGttgtgcccatttcacagatgaggaaattgagatccagagaggttaagcagcttGCTTGAGCTCACACAGAGAGTGGGATCCAATCCCAGCTCACACTGACTCTAAGCAGGCATTCTTGACCTTGGCTGCTCATTACACTCCCTTGCAGCTTTACCCCTAGCCAGGTCCTACCCCAGACCAATGACATCAGCATCTCTGCAGGGTGACCTGAACATTAGCACTTCCGTAACTCCCCAGGTGGTGCCCAGGCAGAGACCTGTCAGACAGTCTTTGCTTTGTGCCCTGGGCCACACCGCCGGCTTTCTGGGTGGACAGCTGGGTAGCTAGAGGCACCAATGCCTGAGACAGGAGCACTGGACAGGGGCAGGCTTGGGGCTTGGATGCTGAAGGGCTCGGTTTTGGATGTGTGGGTGGGAGGGGTTTTGGGGTCACCCAGATGGAACCGTTCACCTGGAAAATGGACAATGGTTAGCTAAGGCTtggggcctgagagtctggcATTGACTCCCAGATGGCAACTGAGGCCATGGGGACGGCAAGATCATCACTTTCCTGGAGAGTGTGGGCAGGGCCCATGTCTAGATCTCACCGGCCTCCGAGGCCATTGCCGCTGGTTAGGTCTCCGTAGGTTCCCAGCCCACTCTTAACTATTAGATGGGCTAATTGGAAAGAAATGGCAAAAGAGTTGTGaggggaaaacagagaaagagcaaaatgCCAAGAATAAAGCAATCAGGAACAGGCTGATggcttttccttcccctctgctccagccctcCAAGCTGGCGGCCCCGGAGCAGGAAAGGGGAGGTTCAGGATGGAGGGGCCTTAAAGACATCCACAGTTAGAATTTAAGTGACAACCTTGGGCCCCACTGAAACACAGCTTTCTGGTGCTGCGACCTTGTCCCTCCTTTTGGGGGGCACGGGCTTGTCTTCCAGGTCAGAGGGGAAtcgaggagggggaggaggcccCAAGGCCACAGGCAGTCGGTCACTGAATCTGCCAACCAACAAAGGCCTTCCCTGACAGGTCAAGGTTTCCAAAGTGCGCTTTGAAAGTGTGCTTGTTAAAAATAAGGCTGCTCCAGCGGTGGAATACTGGAAACTGCATCCTTAGCAAGCCCTCCTGATGATTTGACCACACAAGGCCTGATCGAGCGGCCCATAAAGCACTCCTGTCCTCACTCCCAGGAATTCCCATTCCCTTAATAGGTTCCTGAAGCCTTGGGTACTAGATAAACTACCAATACAGTCCCCTCACCTCCAGCCCCACTGAGCTGCAGCTACTGGTGGGGGTTGGACACTTCCCTTTGGTGCACTGGGCAAAAAGGTGGTGAAGCCTCCCTGGTCAGAGGCCTGAAGCTGTCTTTCTGTCTTCAGCCCTCTGAGGACAGGGCATGACTACTGTGCGGGCATTCTGGTCTCAGGATGGATCGCATTCAAGCTTTCGCATGCTTCATTCTGTCTTACTGACTTTTGAAAATTATGCTCCAGAAAGACCTCAGCACTCATCTTACTGTTGGGAGGTGATGATGCCCCAGTAAATATGTTCAGCTCTTCAAACTGAACTCAAATttacacatggaaaaaaaaataacttacttgACATTTATCGTTCACAATCAGAAAACTGGAAGAATGTCTTTGTATAAGTTTATCATTTGTCTTCTATAGAAGTTTAGCTAGAACCTGCGTTTGATTAGAAAAGATCCCCCCTAAGTAGTGGCTTATGAAATTACTTTTGTTTTGACTCATGTAGTAAGGACATCAGGGCTGAGGTCTCTGCAGTTCTTTTGGCCTTACCCTCATTGTGCAAGATGGCTACCTCTGTGCTAGCCGTCAGGTTTTCCTTCTAGGCAACAGGAAGAAAGGGTGAGCAAAAACTGATCAGAAATCCCCAGCAGACATCATCTTATATCTCACTGGTCACAAATTGTATCATGTGGTCACTTCTAACCACAAAAGAGACTCGGAAAGATTGGGGTTTTTTTAGCTGGTTACATTGCTGCCCAACAAAATTAGGGCTCTTTCGTcaaaaagaaggggagaatggatgcTGGGCAAAAGTTTTTGACCAGGTAACCCAACACTAAATGCGAGAAGAAATACATGACAAGCAGCAAACGGTTAACATCTAAGAACTAGCTTTGGCTATtcgtatttggaaaaaaaagctCCTTTCAACTGTACCTCATTTAATAGTCAGGCATATTTCACCCCCCGccctttttttcccattagacTAGTGAGAAAACTGCAATTTACAAGTGAGAAATCAGTCTCAATATATAATTGCCTTTCTTGCCTCTCaccattgttttgtttctatcATTAGCATCCTATGCTGCCTGGGGATAAGTAGGGACCCTGATGTCATCATGCAGGATGGCTAAAACTGTGTTCATGCAGAAAATAAAGAGTATGGCATTTAAGTATGATATTTCTCTGTGAACCTCttggttttttaaatgtctaagtTTGTGGAGGAGGTGAAGTATTTCtcagcccccccccacctcaggtTGCCATAGAGCCCCTTTTGTCTGCTTTTATGAATGTTGTGAGTCTCTATGGAAATCCTTTTACTTCATCTTCACTCTCTTCTCATAAGAGCAGTGAGTAGGTTGAAGATCCATCATGAACTGCGCTACAAAGCAAAGCATTCTCCACCTACCAAAGTGCAAATGAGATGGTTTGATTTGTCATTTTAGTCATGTCGTGTTTGTTGAGTGTTGCGATGTGATACGAGTGTTTTAATAtatgttgccttttcttttccagaatgcccATATCATAAGCCCCTGGGGTTTGAGTCAGGAGAGGTTACACCAGACCAGATCACCTGCTCCAACCTGGAGCAGTATGTGGGCTGGTATTCCTCATGGACAGCTAACAAGGCCCGGCTCAACAGTCAAGGCTTTGGGTAAGCAGGGCAGATGACTCAGgcaatttttttcatgtgatttgAAAAATGCACGTCTCTGTAATAAACAAATGGcagaatgcatttatttatttattcaacaaatattcattgagtgcctTCCATGTGCTGAGGACTGTGGACAAGGTGGATGCGGTCCCAGCCTTCTAGAAGCACACAGTTTAGGGGGCCAGAGGGACTCTGAGCACATAATCACACAACTGATCATTTAGTGTGTTAAATGCTCTGcaggagacaaagaagaaagacctCATTCATTTGAAGTACCAGGGAAGACTTTCTAAGGAAAAGATATTTAACCTGAGACTTGCAGTTGTCCAGGTGAGGGGGTCGGGGAGGCACAGAatacagcaggtgcaaaggcccttaGTTGGGAGGCTCCCTGAAGGGCACACATGGGATGGTAAAGAAGGTCAGCAAAGTTAGGACACAAGGGAGATAAGgctagagaggcaggcagaagtcAGATCATGAAGTCATGTTAAGGATTATGGTCCTTATTTTGGGCATAATGAGTTCCTTGAATGTGCATTAGTTAGAATACAAGTttgtgctgctgtaacaaagagcCCCAAAGTATGGGGACTTAAATAACATAGAGGTTTATTTCTTGGTCATCTAAAAGTTTCATTAGGCAGTGTCGGGTTGGTATGATGGCTAATGGTATCAGGGTTCCAGACTCTTTCTACCTTGTTCTGTCATTCTTCACATGAAGCTTCCATCTTGGGGCACAAAATGGCTGCCCTCGCTTCCACTATCACATCTACATTCTAGTCAGTggggagaaaagaagagcaggGTGCACACACTTTTAAGGATACAAGCATAATCATATTGGCTACTTTGCCCACATCCCATTAATCAGAATTTGGTCAGAATGTCCCACCTAGCTGCAAAGGAGACTGGGAAATATGAACTCTGCTGGGTGACCATTTGCCCAGATAAAACTTGGTGTTCTATGACtaaaggaaaatgggaagaggatATTGGGAGACAATTAGCAGACTCTACCAGAGAAAGATTTGAAGTTGGGGAGTATTACAGTCCGActtgtgttttaagaaaaatctgGCTCCTGTGGGGGAGAACTGTttagtggggcgggggggggggcagggggaggcaacCCAGGGAGACCAGTGAAGAGAGGTAAAGTAGCAATCATCCAGGCAAGAACTGAGGATGATATGGGCTAGAGCAGTGCCAGtgaaatggagaaaagtaaatgaatttgaaaaaatttGAGATGGACTCAATAGATGGATTGGATGTTTGAGGTGACAGAGAGGAAGGGGCCAAGGATCTCTCTCAGATCACTGGCATGAACACCCAGGAGGATGGAGGTAGCATTCCAAGAGATGGATACTGGAAGGAGCAGTTGGGGTGGAGATAATTAGGAGTTCATTCTTGGACAGGTTTCATTTGGGATGCTATAAGGCATCTAGAAGTTGTCTAGACAGCAACTGATTCTCAGATTTTGGAGTTGAGAAAAGGTCTGGGATGGAAGTTAAAAATTCAAGAGCCACCCAAGGAGCAAGTCTGGAGTTAGAAGAGAAGGCAGCCAAGGACTGAGTCCCAAGAAGCTaattaatatgcaaaaaataaataaaaacctcaaagGGGAAATTATAGGTTTCCACAATTCAGGAGGGATATAGCTAAAAAACAAACCAGTTCCTTCAATGGTTAGTTTGCTTTACAATTGTCAAAAGCTCTTCCAGAGCCTCTTGGCTCAGTGTTCTGCACATGGGAGATACTCTCTGAAAGCTATGAATGACAGCACCTGAAGGAGATGCAGATATGTATAAAGGGAGTGAAATTAGGGTAAGACTCATGGAGAAAGAGACACCAGGAGAGACTAATGAAAACGGAAGGGGGCTGGCGGGTGTAATAACCATGCATTTTCGTGTTTTGAAGAAAGACCTGTTCAACCACACCTCAAAGGTGATTTCAGCTACACGCAGAGGCACTTCTTTGACCAATCAGTTGAATCTGGCCATTGTTCTTTGCTCAGTGGAGATGCAGGGAGAAAGACAATGATACAAGTGTAACAGAGGCTGGATACTTCTTGAAGACAGGTCTTTTGGTGCTTACCAGATCGCAGCTCAGACTGCCCAAGCATTGCAGAGGTTCTTCAGGTGCTGGTAACCCCTCAAAGGGCAGTGCTGCTCAGCTCTTTGGAGGTGCTCATGGGGAAAGGCTCCTGGTGATTTGCTGTGTCCCTGGCAGGTGTGCCTGGCTCTCCAAGTACCAGGACAGCAGCCAGTGGCTACAGATAGATCTGAAGGAGGTCAAGGTGATTTCAGGGATCCTCACCCAGGGGCGCTGTGACATTGATGAGTGGATGACCAAGTACAGCGTGCAGTACAGGACGGATGAGAACCTGAACTGGATTTACTATAAGGACCAGACAGGAAACAACCGGGTAAGTCTGGCTTACCCCAAACTACCTTCAGCTCACACTCTCTGGGGCTTCCTTCCTGCTTCTACCCTGTCAGACCACTGACTCCATGGCAAGGGAAGTCATCTGTGATCTTCCCCACAACATGGTCTACTCTCAGACGACAAGGCAGGTGTCTTTTCTTGCTGAATCTTGGGTGCCTAGCAGTTTGTTTGTGAATGAGCACCACTGTTGTGTACAGAAGAAATCCTTGTCTGAATTCACCGATCAGTTTATAGTTGCTTGAATAATCAAAACTGGCCATTTGGACTGTTCCAAACTCACTGGGCCATTGAACACTTTGCTACATGGGTCTGACTTGACCTATTATTGATGTGGCTAGGCCCTTGTCCATTTATGTAGATATGGCCTCTCCTTACTACTGAGACTCACTTCTAGGAAGATTTGGACAATCCAGCAAGTTAGCCACTGAGCTATGTAAATGATTAAAATGACTCCAGCAGTGCAAACACAGAGGAACTTAAGCCTTTGCACAACTATATATCCTACTAACCTCTAAAGGCCCAGCCCCAAGTCTTATTCACCATAGACCGAACACAGTAGGCTCgtaattaagtatatatatataatcattattatatatatatatatataatgtatatttgcAATGAATTAAAAACTCACTAGCTGTTTGGAAATGTTAACTGTCCTTTTGCCTGAGAGTAAGGACTTCTGAGGCTAATTTGGACATTTAATCAGATTAAGTAGACACGTGTGGCTGGAAATCAGAAGGCTTTGTACTCTCTGATGACAAGTTGTACAGCAAGACATTCATGGGTTGAGATTTCAAGGAGTTTGATTGAGTACAGTAAGAAAAACCATCTTGAtacttacacattttatttcatttttgctcttgttagttggcttttcaaaaagaaatgagaattctttttctagtcctGTCTGCATTTCCGAAGGCCTTGACAGTTTTTTGCAAAAAGGCACTCTACTCAGGCCCTTGTGCAATCTGGAGGGGCCTGTCCCATCCTCCCTCTGCAGCTGTCCCGACTTGAATAGGCTCAAGGGCAAAAAGCTGAGAGAAGGTGATGTGGGCTGTTGCTACTGGGAAAAGGGGCAAGGTCATGGCATCTGAGGTCCTTCTTGTTTTGTAGATGGATGAGGCCAATGTAGCAGCCAGATTTTTTTTAGGAGATAGtcccagaaagaaatgaaatgttccAGTGTCCTTGCGACTCTAGAAAGACTGCAAAGAATGATTTCTTTGGAAATGTAGCCAAACAGCCACGGCATCATGCTATGTTGCATCCCCCCAAAACACGAAGCAAGCCCTTTTTCTCTCTACTTTGGGTACTGCATTCCCCGTCAGAATCTTGTTTTtatgtctctttcttttctaaaagcaGTTTTCCAAGTCTATTTGCCATTTGTATCAATGTAGAGATACACACTTAAGCTTTGACTCACAACTTCAGGGCCAGCATACTCGAGCTTTActcaagccccaccttggatACCTTTGGAATAGAGGGACATTCCTCTTTGTAAGTGTGATGTGGTCCTTTTCAAAATTTGTCAAAAGGCAAAGgattaaaacacaaaattggTGATAAGGATCAAGAGGCATTTTCTATCAGTGCCATCCAATAGAAcattctgtgatgatggaaatgttaatatctgcactgtccaatatggaaGCCACTAATTACACATAGCTATGGGGCACTTGAACCACaactagtgtgactgaggaaggAAACTATTACCTAATTTTAATTCGCTTAAATTTAAGAGCTACATGTGGCTAATGCTTCCATACTGGATGGTGCAGTTCTAGATGTCCCCACAGAGTGACTCGGAGATGCCTAGAGCACACAGGTGCTGACTAACATGCAAGTTCAGATTTGCGGCGGGGGGGGCACGTGCAATTCTCTGAGCCTTAACCAGTTGCTGAGATTTCTCAAACTTAAAAGTTTAGGCCAGCTTCGGATAAGAGTTGTTCTTCCTTTACCGTCCTCTGATGTGATCACGGTAAGATTTCCTCTCTCTTTAGGTCTTCTATGGAAACTCAGACCGAACCTCCACAGTCCAGAACCTCCTGCGGCCCCCCATCATTTCCCGCTTCATCCGGCTGATCCCGCTGGGCTGGCACGTCCGCATTGCCATCCGGATGGAGCTGCTGGAGTGCGTCAGCAAGTGTGCCTGAGGCCTCCCTCAGCTCAGCACCtgccgtggggggtgggggtgggggggtggagggctcAGAGCAGCCTGTAGGGGAACCCTGACTCAAACAGGGTGACAAACACAGCTGTATTTTACAAGCTGTTTTCAGTGCAGAGCTGGGcagaaagaatttctttttctaaaaaatatagttttcaatgtcaaagaaaaagaaaaatgaacttattCCCCACTGCAGgccaaagaaaataagaacaaagaaaatgtccCTAAAACCAGTTTTCATACAAAAGCCTAAGTAGCAGGGGTAATTTGCtgctcttggtttttgtttttgttttgtttttggtctaaCAGTGTCAAAGATGTGGTCCCAGGGAACACAAAGGAGCCctgataatttaaaaactcttttgcTTTACCACACTGAAAACAGGAACATAGTTTCATAAAACTTTGATTTGAATGCAAATGGAGAGCAAGCTTGCAGTTTCTCCTTCAAGTTTTCAGTGGATCATGGCCTTTTAGGACTTCAGAGTACTGGGTGTGCAGAGGGCAAGGTTTTGGGTGACTGGTTGGCCGAGACGAGTACAACTGTTGGGAGCCTATGTCCTGGTCTCCTGAGAGGTGGACACAACCAATCACCCCAGGTAAAAGGGCCTCCTCTGCTCTGAGCTTTCACCCCCAGCACACAAGgattggggtgggagtggggggtggttcCAGAGCTCTCATTACATACAGTTCCATTCTAGCAAATTTTTCATCTGTGGCTGCTACTTGGGTGAACACATGAGACAGGCTGCACATCTAGGTAGCAAAGTTTCTCTATCTTTAGGAAATCCAAATGACCAGAGCACACCAGAATTTCCCCTTATCTAGGGCTACCATTTTTCAACaagcttaacattttaaaaacagtagGCCCAGGAGCTATCACTGGCTACACAGGGGAGGCCCATTAGCTAACTGCATGCATTGCAGGAAGTGGTCAGACCCTATGTCCTAAGAAGGGCAATGTGGCTACGTCTCTTGTGACCCAACTGTTTAACCTCTCCCCCTTGCCTTGCAACACACAAGCATGCCTGCTCCTGAGGCTGAAACGGTCTTGGGAAGGACCGGGCCAGGAATGGGCCTGGGGAATGCATTAAGCAGGGACCTTTCAGGGACAACAGCCTAAGTCTTCTCTGTCGTTTATAGCTCGGCCTGAGTTTTCATGCCCTtccctgggagaggctgaaaaCACAGGGGGTGGAAAGGAGACGTATATGAAAGTAGGAGCTGAGGGGGGTGAAAGCAGAGGATGAGGGCCCTCTGTCAAGACTGGGGAATCCAAGACTGTCCTGGCCTTGACACCGCTGAACCTCTACTAGCGGCTCATTTTCCTAAGTTACTTTCTATTTCAAATGCCAAGCCAACTGAATGGATTCACACTCACGCAATACTGGACATCACATTCACCTTCTCTGTGAGCAGGAAGCCTCCTACAAGCCCCAAATCTCCTCCCTGGTGTTTTGGGCTTAGAACAGCTTTATATTCAACCCACCATCTTTCTAATCCCCATGCTGTATActtgaagctggaaaaaaagcTTTCCTTGCTCAGTATTCTCTCAAATACAAACATATCAAATTCaaggtggagggaaaaaaaaaaaatccttctctgGCCTTAGGAAAACTTGAATAAATCCATTTAGAGCAGACGCCGGATCGGAGCCCCTCACTGGAAAGCTGAGTGAACTTTTATCATGACATGGATTGTCAGAGAAAATGGCGGTAGCATAAGAGCTCAGGTCCTCTACAACAGGCACACCAGACACAGGAGGGGAGTACAGttaaggggaaagaagaaaagaatgaaacagtgTGAGGCAGTGATAAAGGTTCTCCAAGTAATTGTTCATgttggaaatttttgttttgtaaaggtTTAATGAGATAGTCATATACCATACAAATTTCacccatttcaagtgtacaatgaATGACTTTTAGTATACTCAAGAGTGACCATTAtcacaattttagaaaaattcatCACCCTACAAAGAAACCCTGCACCCATTAGCCATCGCCCCCCACACCCCAACTCACCCGCctagccctaggcaaccactgatccactttttgtttctgtagatttgcctattcttgacatttcatataaatggaatcatacaattgtggtcttttctgtctggcttcttttgcttagcatagtgtttttccaaggttcattcatgttgtagcatgtacttaattcctttttacagctgaatatcattccatttatacgCATAGATCAcattgtatttatccattcatctgttgatggacatctgggttgtttccatgtttttggctattatgaataatgctgctataaacaactgtgtacaagtttttgtttggaggtgtttttatttatcttgggtatataccttGGAGTGTAACTGTTGGGTTACATggcaactctatgtttaaccttttgaggaactgtcaattttccaaagtggccacaCTGTTAtgcgttcccaccagcaatatatgagagttccaggTTCTCCACATTTGTTATTATCTTTCTGATTAGAGCCATCCTGGTGTGTATGAAGTACTATCACactggttttgatctgcatttccctatgACTAATGAGGCTAAGTATCTTTTTACGTGTTCACTGCCCTTTCGCAcaactctttggagaaatgtctattcagatcctttacccattttaaaatcaggcggtctttttattattgaattttaagagttctttatatattctagatacaatcCCCTTACCAGATACacaacttgcaaatattttctcctattctgtaggttctCTTCTTACTCTCTTGATGGAATCcttagaaacatattttaaaattttgattaagttcaatttattcttttctttttgttgcttgtgtttttggtgtcatacctGAGAAACCACTGCCAAATCcagatcatgaagatttactcctctgttttctttcaagagttttatagttttacctcttacatttagatctttgatctattttgggttactttttgtatatggtatgaggtaggggtccaacttcattctttggacatccagttgtcccagtgccatttgttgaagagaccatttttcccccactgaatggtcttggcatccttTTTGagaaatcaattgaccataaaggtgagaatttatttctggattcttagttctattccattgatttatatgtcttttatgccagtaccacacagtTTTGATTACTGGAGCTTTGTAGTGAGTATTGAAATTGGAACATGTGAATTCTCCAAAAATGTTTTGGCTATTGagtcctttgaatttccatatgaattttagggtcaatatgtcaatttctgcaaagccAGCTGAGATTTCACATTGGAAATTGCTCTATACTCCAGGATTTAATAAACAATGATATATCGATATCCATAAGATGCTTATCTTCAGGCAACTTGTTTATAACAGCATAttatttacttcatttaatttataacaaagtataaaaacaaaacttttattgAGGGACATCTGAAGCCTAACAGAATCTTGCTAACACATGAACTATGTTTgtagtattatttcttttgtggggaaaaatttcaattaaaaaaatatatgtagtgtAGTAACAACTCATTATTTTACCTTAGGTGAACACGTTTACTTTTAGTCTCACAAATGCTAGAGTGTGAAAGTCTACATtttcaggagattttttttttttaattgcggtaaaatatacataacatattgCAGGAGACTTTTAAACAACTAAATGAAATGCTATGAACAAAGAAGTGGCATTAAGTGTtgccaagattaaaaaaaatctgagctgATTTTGGTATTGAGTGTGGGAGAAGGTTACTTGGACAAAGCAAAGGTTACTTGGGCCTTTCAAAATAAAGGTACCACTATGAATTCAGTCTCGGAGGCCAGAAGACTGCACCCCTAAGGTGAGCCTTTGAAGAGACGCTGACAGAAGCCCATCTTTTTGTCTACCTGGAGCGTGGGTGCCAAGGCCTGCTGACAAATGCACAGCTGTAAGGGCTGTTGCTTCCCTTGTGATCCCAAGAATAGTGCCAGGCTGGGTGGTTCTTAACCCCGACAACTTTACAAGGCTGATGTGAAGATCAAATAGCATAAGTACATCTAAAGAGCTTAATAGCTCTCTAGAACTGGCAGTCAAGACCCAGTAACACTGCTTTTTAACTTCATAGGGCTGCCAACTGAGGCACAAATAATAGCTAGCTACTATTTATTTAGAATCTATCAAGTGCTTTGCAGGTTACCATCttattaaatcctcacaacaacccaatgaagtaggtactattattatttccattcaaagacaaggaaactgaggcacagaaaagttaagtcACATGACTAAGGCCACACAAGATGTAGGTGATACAGCTAGGATTCTACTCAGGCAATCAGACTCCAGATCCTGTGCTCTTAGCCACTTCACCAGTCTCTGGACCTCTAGTGACTTGTTTCAACGAACTGCTCTATTCTCAAATCAAATCAACTACCACCTGCTGGGAGATGAAAGATGGTACATGAATCGCATATATGTcatgagccccatgtcagttCTCTATACATGGAGACGCAGCAACTGCCCTGCTTACTAGCGTTTAAGGGTGTGGGCTTCATAGTGAACACACTGGCTTCAAATCCTAGCCAGGTGACTGTGGGTAAGTTAACGTGAAGTCcataaacctcagtttcctcatccacaatATGAGGATACTACTCGCTTCAGTGAATTGCTCTGACaagtaaatgtaataataaaagtaaaagccTTGGCATTGTGCCCAGCCATAATAAGTGCtacaaacagaaaaattacaagCCAATAGATCGTTTGACTCAGTCTTGATAAAAAGTATAGTTGAAATCACAGACCACAAGTTTCTGGGATGGTAAGGAGAAACTCGGGAGTGAAGAAGTTGGAGACACGGTGCTTTTAAGAATGCATATCACTGGGTTTTAGTTCCTATCCTTTGTTTAGAGAGATAAAGTTggagaatatttatatatgttatcaCACAATTTAAGTTCTTTCCCCCATTAACAATAAGACCAACTGAGCAAATGACCAAAGACAAAAGTGAGGGCCTAAAATGGGTCGGTaaatctgcccccacccccacctgtttttgtaaataaagttttattggaacacagccatacccattTACATATTGCCTATGCTGCTTATGACCCACAGAGCCTCAATTATTTACTATccggcagaaaaaaaaaagtttgccaaactTCTACtctaaaacatgaagaaatactTCATCTTTGCTTTCTCCATCACactgagcaggaggcagacatCTCTTCCCATCCTCCCAAACCACCAAGTGAGCGTCTAGCAATGTGCAAAGGAGACAACACAACACTCCAGTATGAAAGAAACCAGTTTTCAAAAGgccaggagggaaaaaaagctttataaataggaaaaaaaaaaagactatcatcATTAAGTAACAGGATTTGCCCTGC from Neomonachus schauinslandi chromosome X, ASM220157v2, whole genome shotgun sequence encodes the following:
- the RS1 gene encoding retinoschisin — encoded protein: MPRKIEGFLFLLLFGYEGLTLRFLFCVIGIEIHPSIHPSTQFFVAILGLSSTEDEGEDPWYQKACKCDCQGGANALWSAGATSLDCIPECPYHKPLGFESGEVTPDQITCSNLEQYVGWYSSWTANKARLNSQGFGCAWLSKYQDSSQWLQIDLKEVKVISGILTQGRCDIDEWMTKYSVQYRTDENLNWIYYKDQTGNNRVFYGNSDRTSTVQNLLRPPIISRFIRLIPLGWHVRIAIRMELLECVSKCA